The proteins below are encoded in one region of Deltaproteobacteria bacterium:
- a CDS encoding right-handed parallel beta-helix repeat-containing protein, translated as MDRSFAAVAFALCAACELGGAWAEQREIAPAVLFVRQQAQPQPAPADGSEARPFSSLQAALNAAPAGALLRIDAGVYRETLVITRSVVLLGRGAGRTRLVAVDARATALEGRAADHVQIHGLSIEGGATCAVFTGGAVKLQKVELRGCSDAALVGRGAEIELASSTVSDVSGGREGRGIDLQGGSLEARGVVFHDAGRRAIQLNGAKGLLEDVEVRGSSLSALQATGGADARVVRGDYEGRGGATLYAGGSHLRVESARVRRGEYAVLGFRGAELAVIGGELTDYSVAGVAMVNSHGSVENVTLARGGTDAAISITRSDGKKPVLLVDNRMSNPGTMGVHVTESAVTARGNTITGAKLDAEKDLGDAFYAVDSRLVIEQNVMRGNAGSGVTALRSQVRLNGNAFIGNGRSGLLLLDGSRGSATGNTFDRNHKAGVELGEQARATLTRNRFGGNLRLDIDAGCGSGLSGKAEIGEGNRALGGPLRQRTCPNTP; from the coding sequence GTGGATCGATCCTTCGCCGCCGTCGCGTTCGCCCTCTGCGCGGCGTGTGAGCTCGGGGGAGCATGGGCCGAGCAGCGCGAGATCGCTCCCGCCGTCCTTTTCGTGCGCCAGCAGGCGCAGCCGCAGCCCGCTCCGGCGGACGGATCCGAGGCGCGGCCGTTTTCCTCGCTCCAGGCGGCCCTGAACGCCGCTCCCGCCGGGGCTCTCTTGCGCATCGACGCGGGCGTCTACCGCGAGACGCTGGTGATCACGCGATCGGTGGTGCTGCTCGGGCGCGGGGCAGGGCGCACGCGCCTGGTCGCCGTGGACGCGCGGGCAACGGCTCTGGAAGGGCGTGCAGCGGACCACGTGCAGATCCACGGGCTCTCCATCGAGGGCGGGGCCACCTGCGCCGTCTTCACCGGCGGGGCCGTGAAGCTGCAGAAGGTGGAGCTGCGCGGGTGCAGCGACGCCGCGCTGGTGGGCCGCGGTGCCGAGATCGAGCTTGCGTCGAGCACGGTTTCGGACGTGAGCGGCGGTCGCGAGGGCCGCGGTATCGATCTGCAAGGAGGAAGCCTGGAGGCGCGCGGTGTCGTGTTCCACGACGCGGGGCGAAGGGCGATCCAGTTGAACGGCGCCAAGGGGCTTCTCGAGGACGTCGAGGTGCGCGGCTCGTCGCTCTCTGCGCTGCAGGCGACGGGCGGCGCCGATGCGCGCGTCGTCCGCGGAGACTACGAAGGGCGCGGGGGAGCGACGCTCTACGCAGGCGGCTCGCATCTGCGCGTGGAGAGCGCGCGCGTCCGGCGCGGCGAGTACGCCGTGCTCGGATTCCGCGGCGCCGAGCTGGCGGTGATCGGGGGTGAGCTGACCGACTACAGCGTCGCCGGCGTGGCGATGGTGAACTCGCACGGCAGCGTGGAGAACGTCACGCTCGCACGCGGCGGGACCGACGCCGCCATCTCGATCACCCGGTCCGACGGGAAGAAGCCCGTGCTGTTGGTCGACAACCGGATGTCGAATCCCGGAACCATGGGCGTCCACGTCACCGAGTCGGCGGTCACCGCGCGCGGCAACACCATCACCGGAGCGAAGCTCGATGCGGAGAAGGACTTGGGCGACGCCTTCTATGCGGTGGATTCGCGACTCGTCATCGAACAGAACGTCATGCGGGGCAACGCCGGCAGCGGGGTGACGGCCCTGCGGTCGCAGGTGCGGCTCAACGGCAACGCCTTCATCGGGAACGGCCGCTCCGGTCTGCTGCTCCTCGACGGATCGCGCGGCAGCGCCACCGGAAACACCTTCGATCGCAACCACAAGGCCGGCGTCGAGCTCGGCGAGCAGGCCCGGGCCACGCTGACGCGGAATCGCTTCGGCGGCAACCTGCGGCTCGACATCGACGCCGGATGCGGGAGCGGTCTTTCCGGCAAGGCCGAGATCGGCGAGGGGAACCGCGCCCTGGGCGGCCCGCTGCGCCAGCGCACCTGCCCGAACACGCCGTAA
- a CDS encoding ATP-binding protein yields MHSSLYCAAIAGAGARLVEVQVDLALGLPGFHLVGLPDHACNDARTRVLTALRNTGYQLPQKKITVNLAPGDLRKEGVGFDLAIALGILAAAGLTPLPERTPLVVGELALSGEVLAVRGVLPVALEARKRGFEGLIVPEQNAPEGALVQGIRVYGARTLAEAAETFCGTGGRPPATAPQETAPATALDLADVRGQQTAKWALEVAAAGGHNALFIGPPGAGKTMLARRFSGLLPALSFEEAVEATSIWSVAGRLTPGQGLMPARPFRAPHHTISVAGLIGGGSPLRPGEISLAHRGVLFLDELPEFGHAALEALRQPLEDGKVSLVRAKDRATMPARFMLLGAMNPCPCGHASDADPDRCTCTLPAKENYMRRISGPILDRFDLHIEVGALRTKDFLALPQGEASAAVRERVEACRALQRRRFAQFPDLHCNAQLSGPALRKLVGASDAARSLLARFIDEKGLSARAHDRMLKLARTIADLHGHEHVGEQHVQGAVQLRCLDSPTTGRPDRIRMAPLQLARRAALQPPPGTSPGAIPREGT; encoded by the coding sequence GTGCATTCGTCGCTCTACTGCGCGGCCATCGCCGGCGCCGGCGCGCGCCTCGTCGAGGTGCAGGTGGACCTGGCGCTGGGACTACCCGGGTTCCACTTGGTCGGCTTGCCCGACCACGCGTGCAACGACGCGCGCACGCGCGTCCTCACCGCGCTGCGCAATACCGGGTACCAGCTGCCGCAGAAGAAGATCACGGTCAATCTCGCTCCAGGAGACCTGCGCAAGGAGGGGGTCGGCTTCGACCTCGCCATCGCGCTCGGGATCCTCGCTGCCGCGGGGCTGACTCCGTTGCCGGAGCGCACGCCGCTGGTGGTCGGCGAGCTCGCGCTCTCCGGCGAGGTGTTGGCGGTGCGCGGCGTACTGCCCGTCGCGCTGGAGGCGCGCAAGCGCGGGTTCGAGGGCCTGATCGTGCCCGAGCAGAACGCTCCGGAGGGTGCGCTGGTGCAAGGGATCCGCGTGTACGGCGCCCGCACGCTGGCCGAGGCAGCGGAGACGTTCTGCGGGACGGGAGGTCGCCCTCCCGCAACCGCGCCGCAGGAGACGGCGCCCGCGACGGCGCTCGATCTGGCCGACGTGCGCGGGCAGCAGACCGCGAAGTGGGCGCTCGAGGTGGCCGCCGCGGGCGGCCACAACGCTCTCTTCATCGGACCGCCGGGGGCCGGAAAGACCATGCTGGCCCGCCGCTTTTCCGGGTTGCTTCCGGCGCTCTCGTTCGAGGAAGCCGTGGAGGCGACATCCATCTGGTCGGTGGCCGGCCGGCTCACGCCCGGGCAAGGCCTTATGCCCGCGCGCCCTTTTCGCGCCCCCCATCACACCATCTCGGTGGCCGGGCTGATCGGCGGGGGATCGCCGCTGCGGCCGGGCGAGATCTCTCTGGCGCATCGAGGAGTGCTCTTTCTCGACGAGCTGCCGGAGTTCGGGCACGCGGCGCTGGAGGCGCTGCGACAGCCGCTGGAGGACGGCAAGGTGTCTCTGGTGCGCGCGAAGGATCGCGCCACCATGCCCGCCCGCTTCATGCTCCTCGGCGCGATGAATCCGTGTCCTTGCGGACACGCCTCCGATGCGGACCCCGACCGCTGCACGTGCACGCTGCCCGCCAAGGAGAACTACATGCGGCGCATCTCGGGGCCCATCCTGGACCGGTTCGACCTTCACATCGAGGTCGGAGCATTGCGCACGAAAGACTTTCTCGCGCTGCCGCAGGGCGAAGCGTCGGCCGCCGTTCGCGAGCGCGTCGAAGCCTGCCGCGCGCTGCAGCGGCGCCGGTTCGCGCAGTTCCCGGATCTCCATTGCAACGCGCAGCTCAGCGGTCCCGCGCTGCGGAAGCTCGTCGGGGCGAGCGACGCGGCACGGTCGCTGCTGGCGCGCTTCATCGACGAGAAAGGCCTCTCGGCCCGCGCGCACGATCGCATGCTCAAGCTCGCGCGCACCATCGCCGATCTGCACGGCCACGAACACGTCGGCGAGCAGCACGTGCAGGGGGCGGTACAGCTGCGCTGTCTCGACAGCCCCACCACCGGCAGGCCGGACCGGATCCGTATGGCGCCCCTCCAACTCGCGCGCAGGGCAGCGCTGCAACCACCTCCGGGCACGTCGCCCGGCGCGATTCCCAGGGAGGGAACATGA
- the recA gene encoding recombinase RecA translates to MSKVSEKLKMAAEKGRAVLAAIGAIEKQFGKGAIMRLGEGEIGQPVATFPSGSLGLDLALGCGGYPRGRVIEIFGPESSGKTTLTLHAIAQVQALGGCAAFIDAEHALDVTYARKLGVRVEDLLISQPDTGEQALEITETLVRSGAVDLVVIDSVAALVPKAEIEGEMGDSHMGLQARLMSQALRKLTAVVSRNSATVIFINQIRMKIGVVFGSPETTTGGNALKFYCSLRLDIRRIGAVKDGDQMVGNRTRVKVVKNKMAPPFREAEFDVLYGVGISRPHELLDLGVERGFIEKSGAWFEISGERIGPGREKAAEALRANATAVEDLERKLREAGASDKSAPPPTQSEAAA, encoded by the coding sequence ATGAGCAAGGTGTCGGAGAAGCTGAAGATGGCCGCCGAGAAAGGCAGGGCGGTCCTCGCTGCCATCGGCGCCATCGAGAAACAGTTCGGGAAGGGCGCGATCATGCGGCTTGGCGAGGGCGAGATCGGACAGCCTGTCGCCACGTTCCCCAGTGGGTCGCTGGGCCTCGACCTGGCGCTGGGATGCGGCGGCTATCCGCGCGGTCGGGTGATCGAAATCTTCGGACCCGAGAGCTCGGGCAAGACCACCCTGACGCTGCATGCCATCGCACAGGTCCAGGCGCTGGGCGGGTGCGCCGCGTTCATCGATGCGGAGCACGCGCTCGACGTCACGTACGCCCGCAAACTCGGCGTCAGGGTCGAGGATCTGCTCATCTCCCAGCCCGACACCGGCGAGCAGGCGCTGGAGATTACCGAGACCCTGGTTCGTTCCGGGGCCGTCGATCTGGTGGTGATCGATTCCGTCGCGGCCCTGGTGCCCAAGGCGGAGATCGAGGGCGAGATGGGCGATTCGCACATGGGCCTGCAGGCCAGGCTCATGTCGCAGGCGCTGCGCAAGCTGACGGCGGTGGTGAGCCGGAACAGCGCTACCGTGATCTTCATCAACCAGATCCGGATGAAGATCGGCGTCGTCTTCGGGTCGCCGGAGACCACCACCGGGGGAAACGCGCTCAAGTTCTACTGCAGCCTTCGTCTCGACATCCGCCGGATCGGCGCCGTCAAGGACGGCGATCAGATGGTCGGCAACCGGACGCGGGTGAAAGTGGTGAAGAACAAGATGGCGCCGCCCTTCCGGGAAGCGGAGTTCGACGTTCTCTACGGGGTGGGGATCTCCCGGCCGCACGAATTGCTCGATCTCGGCGTGGAGCGCGGCTTCATCGAGAAGAGCGGAGCGTGGTTCGAGATCTCCGGCGAGCGGATCGGTCCGGGGCGCGAGAAGGCGGCGGAGGCGCTGCGCGCAAACGCCACCGCCGTCGAGGACCTGGAGCGCAAGCTGCGCGAGGCGGGTGCCAGCGACAAGTCCGCGCCGCCCCCGACGCAGTCGGAGGCTGCGGCATGA
- the pssA gene encoding CDP-diacylglycerol--serine O-phosphatidyltransferase: MPDSYPPPAERRHPRRPRANLRKLMFVLPNLFTVSSIFCGVYSITLSAGEPTGDNFYRAAVAIFFGSFFDAFDGRVARLTRTQSEFGVELDSLADVITFGVAPAILVYKWALAGMGTGGIAICSIYAACGAIRLARFNVIAHAESGTQRYFIGLPIPLAAGMLVSLVIALNNLEAPVSEAVGLWPIATLVLVLAFLMVSTIRYRTFKEAGLNPRTLLVFLLITVVGVAVAIRGRPSLVLLVYFSIYILLGLAEEALFGRRRRAAARAAQVATQVPEPEEPLLPAEEDEVPLETAAATASGGGTDEGEHDA, encoded by the coding sequence ATGCCGGATTCGTACCCACCGCCCGCGGAAAGGCGCCACCCGCGGCGCCCCCGCGCGAACCTCCGCAAGCTGATGTTCGTGCTGCCGAACCTGTTCACCGTCAGCAGCATCTTTTGCGGCGTCTACTCCATCACGCTCTCGGCGGGCGAACCCACCGGCGACAATTTCTATCGCGCGGCGGTAGCGATCTTCTTCGGCAGCTTTTTCGACGCATTCGACGGCCGCGTGGCGCGCCTGACGCGGACGCAGAGCGAGTTCGGCGTGGAGCTGGATTCGCTCGCCGACGTCATCACCTTCGGCGTCGCCCCCGCCATCCTCGTCTACAAGTGGGCGCTGGCGGGGATGGGTACCGGCGGGATCGCCATCTGCTCCATCTACGCCGCCTGCGGGGCGATCCGGCTGGCGCGCTTCAACGTCATCGCCCATGCCGAATCGGGGACCCAGCGGTACTTCATCGGGCTTCCCATTCCGCTGGCGGCCGGCATGCTGGTTTCCCTGGTGATCGCGCTCAACAACCTGGAAGCGCCGGTCTCGGAAGCCGTGGGACTGTGGCCCATCGCCACCCTGGTGCTGGTGCTCGCGTTCCTGATGGTGTCGACCATCCGCTACCGCACGTTCAAGGAGGCGGGCCTCAATCCCCGCACCCTGCTGGTCTTCCTGCTGATCACGGTGGTGGGCGTCGCCGTCGCCATCCGCGGGCGTCCTTCCCTGGTGCTCCTCGTCTACTTCTCGATCTACATCCTGCTCGGGCTCGCGGAGGAAGCGCTGTTCGGCCGCCGCCGCCGTGCCGCTGCGCGCGCCGCGCAGGTCGCCACGCAGGTACCGGAGCCCGAAGAGCCACTGCTTCCGGCGGAAGAGGACGAGGTGCCCCTGGAAACGGCGGCGGCGACGGCCTCGGGAGGCGGGACCGACGAGGGCGAGCACGACGCGTGA
- a CDS encoding AAA family ATPase — METFESAPVGTPKFVSDLDTLIRARYPLIYLVSWEEQRLDAILQDVAQTHGKALLQWSVTRGMRRVSAGRTVAVSEQSRDPVEALAAIGKLTEPSLVVLKDFHPFLDSAAVVRGMRELAQDLKSTFTTVILLAPVLTIPVELEKEVSVLDVPLPSFRDLYQLLKEIVTVVRRGNKARVELTREQAEQIIKAAQGLTLSEAENAFAKAIANDGVLDRDDIRLVLDEKRQVIRKSGLLEFVNVEQELAHVGGLDELKGWLNGRMGAFSEPARKFGLPAPKGLLLLGVQGCGKSLTAKAIASVWSLPLLRLDLGRIFSSLIGSSEENLRRAIRVAESVAPTVLWIDEIEKGLAGNAGAAVTDSGVSARVFGSLLTWLQEKTAPVFVVATANRIDALPPELLRKGRFDEIFFIDLPSAAERRDIFRIHIARRQRDPAAFDLDALSTAAEGFSGSEIEQAVIAGLYYAFDESTELRQAHVMRAVQEAFPLSSTMGEEISRLREWSKNRTRPASTAQRLAVVR; from the coding sequence GTGGAGACGTTCGAATCCGCGCCCGTCGGGACGCCGAAGTTCGTCTCCGATCTGGACACGCTGATCCGCGCCCGCTACCCGCTCATCTACCTGGTGAGTTGGGAAGAGCAGCGCCTCGACGCCATCCTGCAGGACGTCGCGCAGACCCACGGAAAGGCTCTGTTGCAGTGGTCGGTGACGCGCGGGATGCGCCGCGTCTCCGCAGGCCGCACGGTCGCCGTCAGCGAGCAGTCGCGCGATCCGGTGGAGGCGCTCGCGGCCATCGGCAAGCTGACCGAGCCGTCGCTGGTCGTGCTGAAGGACTTCCACCCTTTTCTCGACAGCGCCGCCGTCGTGCGGGGAATGCGCGAGCTGGCGCAGGACCTCAAGTCTACCTTCACGACGGTGATCCTGCTCGCTCCGGTGCTCACCATCCCCGTGGAGCTGGAGAAGGAAGTCTCGGTTCTCGACGTTCCCCTTCCCTCGTTCCGCGACCTGTACCAGCTCCTGAAGGAGATCGTCACGGTCGTCCGCCGCGGGAACAAGGCGCGCGTGGAGCTGACCCGGGAGCAGGCCGAGCAGATCATCAAGGCGGCGCAGGGTCTGACGCTGAGCGAGGCGGAAAACGCCTTTGCCAAGGCCATCGCCAACGACGGCGTGCTCGACAGGGACGACATCCGCCTGGTGCTCGACGAGAAGCGGCAGGTGATCCGCAAGAGTGGCTTGTTGGAGTTCGTCAACGTCGAGCAGGAGCTGGCGCACGTCGGCGGCCTCGACGAGCTGAAGGGATGGCTGAACGGCAGGATGGGCGCCTTCAGCGAGCCGGCGCGCAAGTTCGGCCTGCCCGCGCCGAAAGGCCTTCTGCTGCTGGGCGTGCAGGGATGCGGCAAGAGCCTGACGGCGAAGGCCATCGCATCCGTCTGGTCGCTGCCGCTCTTGCGCCTGGACCTGGGCCGGATCTTCTCCTCCCTCATCGGATCCTCCGAGGAGAACCTGCGCCGCGCCATCCGCGTCGCCGAGAGCGTCGCGCCGACGGTGCTCTGGATCGACGAGATCGAGAAAGGCCTCGCGGGAAACGCCGGCGCCGCGGTGACCGACTCCGGCGTCTCCGCGCGCGTCTTCGGATCGCTGCTCACCTGGCTGCAGGAAAAGACCGCTCCGGTCTTCGTGGTCGCGACGGCGAATCGCATCGATGCGCTGCCGCCCGAGCTGCTGCGCAAGGGGCGGTTCGACGAGATCTTCTTCATCGACCTGCCCAGCGCGGCGGAGCGGCGGGACATCTTCCGCATCCACATCGCGCGCCGGCAGCGAGACCCGGCGGCGTTCGACCTCGACGCGCTCTCCACGGCGGCCGAGGGCTTCTCCGGGTCCGAGATCGAGCAGGCGGTGATCGCCGGGCTCTACTATGCGTTCGACGAGTCCACCGAGCTCCGCCAGGCGCACGTGATGCGGGCCGTCCAGGAGGCGTTTCCGCTCTCGTCGACCATGGGCGAGGAGATCTCCCGCCTGCGCGAGTGGTCGAAGAACCGGACGCGCCCGGCCTCCACGGCCCAACGCCTGGCGGTCGTGCGCTGA
- a CDS encoding phosphatidylglycerophosphatase A, which yields MALVWATFFGAGYAPLAPGTAGTAAAIPLWWGLSYVPGWLYLAATAAVVLTGIAAADRAGRYYGVPDSGHIVIDEVAGYLVTMAFLPRTLFAALAGFVLFRICDVLKPWPARFFDRAPRWKNGAGVVLDDLFAGLWALLLTWGAVAAKGRLLGP from the coding sequence GTGGCGCTGGTCTGGGCGACCTTCTTCGGCGCGGGGTATGCGCCGCTGGCGCCGGGCACCGCGGGGACCGCCGCCGCGATTCCGCTGTGGTGGGGGCTCTCGTACGTTCCCGGCTGGCTCTATCTCGCCGCGACCGCCGCCGTCGTGCTGACCGGGATCGCGGCGGCCGACCGGGCGGGGCGGTACTACGGGGTCCCCGATTCCGGCCACATCGTCATCGACGAGGTCGCCGGGTATCTCGTCACCATGGCGTTCCTGCCCCGCACGCTCTTTGCCGCGCTCGCGGGCTTCGTCCTCTTTCGCATCTGCGACGTGCTCAAGCCCTGGCCGGCGCGATTCTTCGACCGCGCGCCGCGCTGGAAGAACGGGGCAGGCGTGGTGCTCGACGATCTGTTCGCCGGACTCTGGGCGCTGCTCCTCACCTGGGGTGCGGTGGCGGCGAAGGGACGGCTGCTCGGACCATGA
- a CDS encoding DUF2029 domain-containing protein: protein MAARHRVDLILFVASLAAYALSSDGLLAHQSFAPHFVYQAHAFLHGQLHLAVPQPPNLNDWVLQDGRWYVSFPPFPALLMVPFVAVFGLSFNDVAFTLFFAAANVALLYRLFRRLQARPEWEHVALALIYGFGTLAWSCGIRGEVWFTAETIGVTLTLLYLHASIGARHPVLAGLAVGCAAITRTPLAFSAVFFVFEALSPDGPLEWSKLRDPAGWRAALPRLVPFAAAIAAIAVPMAWMNYVRFGSFGEFGHSHLYANRVNAQVLRYGLFHYAFLERNLHDAFTRLPEIQFHPLRIGFNGEGMSLFVTTPLFLYLLWPKEKPRLHRALWLTVAVVAVPGFFYQNSGYYQFGFRFSVDYTPYLIVLLALGGRRFTGTFWFLALLGVAVNAWGAAVFNRLY from the coding sequence GTGGCCGCGCGCCATCGCGTCGACCTGATCCTCTTCGTCGCGTCGCTCGCAGCGTACGCGCTCTCCAGCGACGGGCTGCTCGCGCATCAGTCTTTCGCGCCGCACTTCGTCTACCAGGCGCACGCATTCCTCCATGGCCAGCTCCATCTGGCCGTGCCGCAGCCGCCGAACCTCAACGACTGGGTCCTGCAGGACGGGCGCTGGTACGTGTCCTTCCCCCCTTTCCCGGCGCTGTTGATGGTTCCCTTCGTGGCCGTCTTCGGCCTCTCGTTCAACGACGTCGCTTTCACGCTCTTCTTCGCGGCCGCGAACGTGGCGCTCCTCTATCGCCTCTTCCGCCGTTTACAGGCCCGGCCGGAATGGGAGCACGTCGCCCTGGCCCTCATCTACGGATTCGGGACGCTGGCCTGGAGCTGCGGAATCCGCGGCGAGGTCTGGTTCACGGCCGAGACCATCGGCGTGACGCTGACGCTGCTCTACCTGCACGCTTCGATCGGAGCACGCCATCCGGTGCTCGCCGGCCTTGCCGTCGGGTGCGCCGCCATCACGCGGACGCCGCTGGCCTTCTCCGCGGTGTTCTTCGTCTTCGAGGCGCTGTCCCCCGACGGCCCTTTGGAATGGAGCAAGCTGCGCGATCCGGCGGGCTGGCGGGCAGCGCTGCCGCGGCTGGTGCCGTTCGCCGCCGCCATCGCCGCCATCGCCGTGCCGATGGCGTGGATGAACTACGTCCGATTCGGCAGCTTCGGAGAATTCGGCCATTCTCACCTGTACGCAAACCGGGTGAACGCCCAGGTCCTCCGCTATGGACTGTTCCACTACGCCTTCCTCGAGCGGAACCTGCACGATGCCTTCACGCGCCTGCCGGAGATCCAGTTCCACCCGCTGCGGATCGGCTTCAACGGCGAGGGCATGAGCCTGTTCGTCACCACGCCCCTCTTCCTGTACCTGCTCTGGCCGAAGGAGAAGCCGCGCCTGCACCGCGCGCTCTGGCTGACGGTCGCCGTGGTGGCCGTTCCCGGCTTTTTCTACCAGAACAGCGGCTACTACCAGTTCGGTTTCCGCTTCTCGGTGGACTACACGCCATATCTGATCGTCCTGCTGGCGCTGGGCGGACGCCGGTTCACCGGCACGTTCTGGTTCCTCGCGCTCCTCGGCGTTGCCGTCAACGCCTGGGGAGCGGCCGTTTTCAACCGCCTCTATTGA
- a CDS encoding aminotransferase class I/II-fold pyridoxal phosphate-dependent enzyme codes for MDFIDLRSDTVTRPTPGMRKAIAAAEVGDDVYGEDPTINALQDRVAAMLGKEAAVWVPTGTMANQIALGSLAGMGDEIICDRHCHVVNYEGGAISALWGVQSLVVDGPRGIFTAEAVKAVIRASQGDHDPRQKAVAIENTHNRGGGSIWPLAQLEAVAGVARAAGLAVHLDGARIWNAHVATGIPLQQWCAKADTVSVCLSKGLGAPAGSLVATTRERMKAVRRLRKRVGGGLRQAGVLAAAGMYALDHHLQRLAEDHESARKLAESVPFSWHAPETNILLADVANAPALVDAAKKEGVLINAVSGTRIRAVTHLDFPLAQVPEAAARLRRAADRL; via the coding sequence ATGGACTTCATCGACCTGCGCAGCGACACCGTGACCCGCCCTACACCCGGCATGCGAAAAGCAATCGCGGCGGCGGAAGTCGGCGACGACGTCTATGGCGAAGACCCGACCATCAACGCGCTTCAGGACCGCGTCGCCGCCATGCTGGGCAAGGAAGCGGCTGTCTGGGTGCCCACCGGCACCATGGCGAACCAGATCGCGCTGGGGTCGCTCGCGGGGATGGGCGACGAGATCATCTGCGACCGGCACTGCCATGTCGTGAACTACGAGGGCGGAGCCATCTCCGCCTTGTGGGGAGTGCAGAGCCTGGTCGTCGACGGACCTCGCGGGATCTTCACCGCCGAGGCTGTGAAGGCGGTCATCCGCGCGAGCCAGGGCGACCACGATCCCCGCCAGAAGGCGGTCGCCATCGAGAACACGCACAACCGCGGCGGCGGAAGCATCTGGCCGCTCGCGCAGCTCGAGGCGGTCGCCGGCGTCGCGCGTGCCGCCGGCCTCGCCGTTCATCTCGACGGAGCGCGGATCTGGAACGCGCACGTGGCGACCGGGATCCCGCTGCAGCAGTGGTGCGCGAAGGCGGACACGGTCTCCGTCTGCCTGAGCAAGGGTCTGGGGGCGCCGGCGGGGTCGCTGGTGGCGACCACGCGCGAGCGGATGAAAGCGGTGCGGCGCCTGCGCAAGCGCGTCGGAGGTGGGTTGAGGCAGGCAGGGGTGCTCGCCGCTGCGGGCATGTACGCCCTCGACCATCATCTGCAGCGGCTTGCCGAGGACCATGAGAGCGCCCGAAAGCTCGCGGAGAGCGTTCCGTTTTCCTGGCATGCCCCGGAGACGAACATCCTGCTCGCCGACGTCGCCAACGCGCCGGCGCTGGTCGACGCGGCGAAAAAGGAAGGGGTGCTGATCAACGCCGTCAGCGGTACCCGCATCCGCGCCGTGACGCATCTCGACTTCCCGCTTGCCCAGGTTCCGGAAGCCGCCGCACGCCTGCGCCGCGCCGCGGACAGACTCTGA
- a CDS encoding CinA family nicotinamide mononucleotide deamidase-related protein has product MSAAVVEFLVTGDEVMRGLIADTNTQITATRLYPLGLALRRTTVVGDRGEDIRRALLEISVRADYCIVSGGLGPTADDLTAACAAQAAGVPLRTYEPWLEHLRRRWAKIRPNETMPANNLRQAEVPGSAEVLGNPDGSAPAFALRIDRCQFFFLPGVPREYHRIVEEMVLPRLVAATGNAILRSRILHCYGVTESKLDELVSAVREAHPEVRFGFRTKFPENHLSLSALAADAATAEASLSRVERKCREALGPFVYGADGVTFAQALGEELARRGETICCAESCTGGLLTQLLTEVGGSSRWTAGAFVTYSNDLKHSALGVPREMLQQHGAVSEPVVRAMAEGARERSGATWSAAITGIAGPDGGTADKPVGTVWLGLCGPPGTTARLAKYRGDRGQVRLQAAYGALQLLREALGPTRVP; this is encoded by the coding sequence ATGAGCGCCGCGGTCGTAGAGTTCCTCGTCACGGGCGACGAGGTGATGCGCGGCTTGATCGCAGACACGAACACGCAGATCACCGCGACCAGGCTCTACCCGCTGGGGCTCGCCCTGCGCAGGACGACGGTAGTGGGCGACCGCGGCGAGGACATCCGCCGTGCCCTGCTGGAGATCAGCGTGCGGGCCGACTACTGCATCGTCAGCGGCGGTCTCGGGCCTACCGCCGACGATCTCACCGCTGCGTGCGCCGCGCAGGCTGCCGGCGTCCCGCTGCGGACATACGAGCCGTGGCTCGAGCACCTGCGACGGCGCTGGGCGAAGATTCGACCCAACGAGACGATGCCGGCGAACAATCTCCGGCAGGCGGAGGTGCCCGGCTCCGCCGAAGTGCTCGGCAACCCCGACGGCAGCGCGCCCGCCTTCGCGTTGCGCATCGACCGCTGCCAGTTCTTCTTCCTCCCCGGCGTGCCACGCGAATACCACCGCATCGTCGAAGAGATGGTGCTTCCGCGCCTCGTCGCGGCCACCGGCAACGCCATCCTCCGCTCGCGGATCCTCCACTGTTACGGAGTCACCGAGAGCAAGCTCGACGAGCTCGTCTCCGCGGTGCGCGAGGCGCATCCGGAAGTGCGCTTCGGGTTCCGCACCAAGTTCCCCGAGAACCATCTCTCGCTCTCCGCGCTGGCCGCCGACGCCGCGACGGCGGAGGCGAGCCTTTCGCGCGTCGAGCGCAAGTGCCGCGAAGCGCTCGGTCCGTTCGTCTATGGCGCGGACGGAGTGACGTTCGCGCAGGCGCTGGGCGAGGAGCTCGCGCGCCGCGGCGAGACGATCTGCTGCGCCGAGAGCTGCACCGGCGGACTCTTGACCCAGCTCTTGACCGAGGTCGGCGGAAGCTCTCGCTGGACGGCCGGGGCATTCGTCACGTACTCGAACGATCTCAAGCACAGCGCGCTGGGAGTCCCGCGCGAAATGCTCCAGCAGCACGGCGCCGTCAGCGAGCCGGTGGTGCGCGCGATGGCGGAAGGCGCCCGGGAGCGATCGGGTGCGACGTGGTCCGCGGCGATCACCGGCATTGCCGGGCCAGACGGCGGGACCGCGGACAAACCCGTCGGCACGGTGTGGCTCGGACTGTGCGGGCCGCCGGGGACGACCGCGCGACTCGCGAAGTACCGGGGCGATCGCGGCCAGGTGCGCCTGCAGGCTGCCTACGGCGCGCTCCAGCTCCTGCGCGAGGCGTTGGGTCCAACGAGGGTCCCCTGA